From one Accipiter gentilis chromosome 3, bAccGen1.1, whole genome shotgun sequence genomic stretch:
- the HMGB2 gene encoding high mobility group protein B2, whose translation MGKGDPNKPRGKMSSYAYFVQTCREEHKKKHPDSSVNFAEFSRKCSERWKTMSSKEKGKFEEMAKGDKARYDREMKNYVPPKGEKKGKKKDPNAPKRPPSAFFLFCSEHRPKIKNDHPGLSIGDTAKKLGEMWSEQSAKDKQPYEQKAAKLKEKYEKDIAAYRAKSKSDAGKKGPGRPAGSKKKAEPEEEEEEEEDDEEEEEDEDEE comes from the exons ATGGGCAAAGGCGACCCCAACAAGCCGCGGGGCAAGATGTCCTCGTACGCCTACTTCGTGCAGACCTGCCGCGAGGAGCACAAGAAGAAGCACCCGGACTCGTCCGTCAACTTCGCCGAGTTCTCGCGGAAGTGCTCGGAGCGGtggaag ACAATGTCtagcaaggaaaaaggaaagtttgAAGAAATGGCTAAAGGAGACAAAGCTCGTTACGACAGGGAGATGAAAAACTATGTTCCTCCCAAAGGcgagaagaagggaaagaaaaaggacccCAACGCTCCGAAAAGACCACC ATCTGcgttcttccttttctgttctgaacACCGTCCGAAAATCAAAAATGATCATCCTGGCTTGTCTATTGGAGATACAGCAAAGAAATTAGGTGAAATGTGGTCTGAACAGTCGGCCAAAGATAAACAGCCATATGAACAGAAGGCTGCAAAACTAAAGGAGAAATATGAAAAG GATATTGCAGCATATCGTGCCAAGAGCAAGAGTGATGCAGGAAAAAAGGGCCCAGGTAGGCCTGCAGGATCTAAGAAGAAAGCAGAaccagaagaggaggaggaggaggaggaagatgatgaagaggaggaagaagatgaagatgaagaataA